One stretch of Prionailurus viverrinus isolate Anna chromosome C1, UM_Priviv_1.0, whole genome shotgun sequence DNA includes these proteins:
- the MYCL gene encoding protein L-Myc: MCLCAGCRAAPSRRGAGPLQVAGGRSEGADMDFDSYQHYFYDYDCGEDFYRSTAPSEDIWKKFELVPSPPTSPPWGSGPGAGDSAPGIGPPEPWPGGGAGDEAESRGHSKAWGRNYASIIRRDCMWSGFSARERLERAVSDRLAAGAPRGNPPKAPAAPDCAPSLEAGNPAPAAPCPLGEPKTQACSGSESPSDSEGEEIDVVTVEKRQSLGVRKPVTITVRADPLDPCMKHFHISIHQQQHNYAARFPPESCSQGGAPERGPQEEALEKDAPEEKEEEVDEEIVSPPPVESEAPQSCHPKPVSSDTEDVTKRKNHNFLERKRRNDLRSRFLALRDQVPTLASCSKAPKVVILSKALEYLQALVGAEKRMATEKRQLRCRQQQLQKRIAYLSGY; the protein is encoded by the exons ATGTGCCTGTGTGCGGGCTGCCGGGCTGCCCCGAGCCGGCGGGGAGCCGGTCCGCTCCAGGTGGCGGGCGGCCGGAGCGAG GGAGCGGACATGGACTTCGACTCGTACCAGCACTATTTCTACGACTATGACTGCGGGGAAGATTTCTACCGCTCCACGGCGCCCAGTGAGGACATCTGGAAGAAATTCGAGCTGGTGCCGTCGCCCCCCACGTCGCCGCCTTGGGGCTCGGGTCCCGGCGCCGGGGACTCAGCCCCTGGAATCGGTCCCCCGGAGCCGTGGCCCGGAGGGGGCGCCGGGGACGAGGCGGAATCCCGGGGCCATTCGAAAGCTTGGGGCAGGAACTACGCCTCCATCATCCGCCGTGACTGCATGTGGAGCGGCTTCTCCGCCCGGGAACGGCTAGAGAGAGCGGTGAGCGACCGGCTCGCCGCCGGCGCACCCCGGGGGAACCCGCCCAAGGCGCCCGCCGCCCCAGACTGCGCTCCCAGCCTCGAGGCCGGCAACCCGGCTCCCGCTGCCCCCTGTCCGCTGGGCGAGCCCAAGACCCAGGCCTGCTCGGGGTCCGAGAGCCCAAGCGACTCGG AGGGTGAAGAAATCGATGTTGTGACAGTGGAGAAGAGACAGTCCCTGGGCGTACGGAAGCCAGTCACCATCACGGTGCGGGCAGACCCGTTGGACCCCTGCATGAAACACTTCCACATCTCCATCCATCAGCAGCAGCACAACTATGCCGCCCGTTTTCCTCCAGAAAGCTGTTCCCAAGGAGGGGCTCCCGAGAGAGGTCCCCAAGAAGAGGCTCTGGAGAAAGATGccccagaagaaaaggaagaggaggtaGATGAAGAGATTGTGAGTCCCCCACCTGTAGAAAGCGAGGCTCCCCAGTCCTGCCACCCCAAACCTGTCAGTTCTGACACCGAGGACGTGACCAAGAGGAAGAATCACAACTTCCTGGAGCGCAAACGACGGAATGACCTCCGTTCTAGGTTCTTGGCCCTGAGGGACCAGGTACCCACCCTGGCCAGCTGCTCCAAGGCCCCCAAAGTGGTGATCCTGAGTAAGGCCTTGGAATACTTACAAGCCCTGGTGGGGGCCGAGAAGAGGATGGCCACGGAGAAAAGGCAGCTCCGATGTCGGCAGCAGCAACTGCAGAAGAGAATTGCGTACCTCAGTGGCTACTAA